The Xenopus laevis strain J_2021 chromosome 4L, Xenopus_laevis_v10.1, whole genome shotgun sequence genomic sequence CTCACTAGTCGGTCAAAGTTTGCAGTCAAGTAATCAAACAAAATGAGGTCTGCCCATTGCGCCAATTCCAGCATGTTGGCTGAACCTTTGCTGAGCTCGTTGCGCAGGGGTCGGAGCTTTCCATCCTCAGCGCGCAGAGCCATAGGGGGCAATACTGAGCTTAAATTGTGCACCCAGGGTGTAAAGCTCACCAGGGCTCCTTGAGTCCATCCTGTGGCCCCTAGTTCTGTTTGTACCGGAGCCCATTGAGGGCTGCCCACCCGTGAGAGCACACAAGGCGGGACCCCGCGGAGCCCCAATAAGCGGGACAAGTAGTAGGACAGCAGCTCTCCCTGGATTTGTTCTGGGTTGATTCCATAGCGCACACACACCCGGCTCCCATCGGACAGGGTAGCCAATCGGTTAGTGCTCCGCCCGCAGCCTCTCTCTAAAGACACAATACCTGCGGAGCGAGCCGTGTTCCGCCACTGCTCCGCAGCCTCCAACTGGAACCCCATGGGCAAGGTTTGCTCCAGCGCCCGGGGCCAGAAGATCCCCTGCTCCAGGGACGAGTCAGTCGGAGACCTTGCGCTCTTCTCTTCAGATTTATATCCATTTGTAGAGGGAGAAGAACCTACAGATTGGAAAGTGGCCTCTattgtggggggcccctgagttCTTACAGAGCGGGGGGATCGATGAGCAGGGGGCTCAATGGGGTGGGCTTCCCTCCAGCTCAGTAACATGCCCCCCACGAGGAGCAGGAGGAGGCCGGAGGGGATGAGGGTTAGCGCAGCTCTCATTGTGTCTGGTGCTATTGTTGGGGCAACTCCCTGCCCAGGCGTGCGCCTTTGTTATCCATCTACTTCCCTTTAACTGCGCGTAACGTTCCTCACCCCGCGGTATCTATGCGCTTTCGGCTAAATTGACACTTTCCATCGCAGTCTCATCCAGGCGGCAGTTTTTGCGACTCTTCTGGGGCAGGAAATCCTTATGGCAACAGCGTTATTTATCCCCAGCCCAGGTCAGATAATCCTTAGGGTGATATACCCCTCCTTCATGGGGCAGTTAGTTCTGTCTTTTTATATCGCTCTCTCCGGGGTACAACAGGTAATCACCCCACTGGGGGTAAATAATCCTTATGGGTGTCATATACCTCACCCTGGGGCAGATAAGTGgtgtctgtttttcatttgcccCATCCAAGTCTTGCAACTGTCAGTTTTGTTATCTCCCTAACCTGGGGTAGATAATGCATGTGTCCGATATACCCCAGAGTGGGGTAAATAATCCTTTTTGTGTTTAATAATACTCCAGATTAGGGTAGAGAATACTTGGGACAACAGTCTTGTTACCCCACATGCCCCAGCCTGGGGTAGATAATCCTTAGAGTCAGTTCTGAGCTGTAAATGCCCCAGCCTGGGGTAGATAATGGTTACAAGGGCAGTTCTGTAGTTATGGAATAAGGTTTGTACTCCGTTTGCCCCGGGCAGGAATGATGAAAGTCTTTGTTGTACCTCCCAGCGATGATGCTGTTGGGGCTTTGCCTGTGAATCCCCCCTGTGCGCAGTCCGAGCGTTTCCCGCAGCCTCAGACAGAGCGTTTTTTAGCGACTCCGAGCGCAACGTCCTTCTTTATTGTCCCCGGCTCTTGTGCCTCCTTGAGCCGCTGTGCGGGGCTGATCAGTGCATCCTCAGTATAGAGCTCATTCCCACACCCTCCCCGACCCCCCAGCACCCCACCGCCCCtcctcttaaagggacagtcacCTGCACGTGGTTGGCCCATCAGTCGGTGGCAAATCAGCTGGCAGTCACTGTAGGCAGGACTCCTGATCCCCCCACACTGCCAGGGGGTTGTGAGAGGCATCAGTAACCCCTACCCAGCCAGCAAACAGAGCAGGACCTAGAAAAGCCTATCTAGTCCGGCAGTGGGAGGGTTAATGACAGAATGTTTCATTAATAATGTCCAGCCCCTTTGTCTTATTACACCTGCCCTCCTACCCCAGTGGTGGGTAAGTTGTTAGGGAGGGGTATTCTTGTAAAGATCAGGGTAGGGCTATTTAGATCATTCATTTGGGTCTGATGTATGTAGATATATCCCCCCTCCCCTAGTTCAAGAAAGGGTTAAACAGAGATTATTCTTTGCAAATCTCTCTCTCCCAATCGTCCCCTCCCATCCTTCTTTATTTCCCTATAAGGACCCTGGATTTGTTTCGGGAGCTGAGCACATGGGAGCTGAGAATACAGGAGCGCCCCCTGCTGCTCAATAAGGGGAACTGCAGCTCGAACAGGTCAGGGAAAAGTCACATTTACTggatcattttatctttttattaatattttactgGATCATTTTAGCCTTGCACTCTTATagtcacatacacactcacacacaatcatacagtctcacacacacacttccaccTGAATGGAGATCctctgccccacagagcttacacttCATAGTGCACACACTCCCACCTGAATGGAGATCctctgccccacagagcttacactcCATACCACGCACACACTTCCACCTGAATGGAGTTCCTCTaccccacagagcttacactcCATACCACGCACACACTTCCACCTGAATGGAGATCctctgccccacagagcttacactcCTATCCATACACACTTCCATCTGAATGGAGATCCTCTGCCCCACAGAACTTACACTCCATACCACACACACACTTCCATCTGAATGGAGATCCTCTGCCCCACAGAACTTACACTCCATACCACACACACACTTCCACCTGAATGGAGATTatctgccccacagagcttacactcCTATCCACACACACTTCCATCTGAATGGAGATCCTCTGCCCAACAGAGCTTACACTCCATACCACAGACACACACTCCCACCTGAATGGAGATCctctgccccacagagcttacactcCATACCACGCACACACTTCCACCTGAATGGAGATCCTCTGCCCCACAGATCTTACACTCCATACCACACACACACTTCCACCTGAATGGAGATctctgccccacagagcttacactcCATATCATTTACTGGAGACATTGACTGTTCTGTAGCTTTCTGCGGCTGGGGGGATAATACAAAGGTAAGTACTTCTACAAAGAGACATTCTTGCCATGTGAGCATGCAATCTAAAATAGGGGGTTTATCT encodes the following:
- the fjx1.L gene encoding four-jointed box protein 1 gives rise to the protein MRAALTLIPSGLLLLLVGGMLLSWREAHPIEPPAHRSPRSVRTQGPPTIEATFQSVGSSPSTNGYKSEEKSARSPTDSSLEQGIFWPRALEQTLPMGFQLEAAEQWRNTARSAGIVSLERGCGRSTNRLATLSDGSRVCVRYGINPEQIQGELLSYYLSRLLGLRGVPPCVLSRVGSPQWAPVQTELGATGWTQGALVSFTPWVHNLSSVLPPMALRAEDGKLRPLRNELSKGSANMLELAQWADLILFDYLTANFDRLVSNLFSLQWDPHIMLRGTNNLHRTPEGALVLLDNEAGFAHGYRLLGTWDKYNEQLLGTVCVFRRSVARKLRETHLARNVAQELQALYQQEEPLAGELGLLSEAQAQILQDRVGQVYKHMLSCQDRYS